A single Salmo salar chromosome ssa19, Ssal_v3.1, whole genome shotgun sequence DNA region contains:
- the LOC106578435 gene encoding E3 ubiquitin-protein ligase TRIM58 isoform X3, translating to MAHRMSSSSERPCRSRSYLMAQSFHQTNLTVDYGACFQLIKELAKEVKDINKHAQKREVKEEVTASLSLDSSRSLILKWSKELNQLTRHVQKRKLEKAENSTTEQQESHPKFIQGVEPFPKRAMETEDGSLDDLKGTWEDRCLEKKILDWAVELKNVSKVNCLSDEDIESLLRPSGKESRLASALPLLEFVAWSLLSHDSEEDISVLWLSSKQRACKTGNSIYIPNSAWQWILSVSVPIRLDPNTSHPLLAFSDDKLEVSRGSQRPNVIDHPCRFNSWHCVLGDRFFTSGHHYWEVEATPTGSWRLGLTTVTSSRRNRFEITPAKGYWTLWGYWTQSGSRQLFACNDQPIKLPSVNWVGIYLDYEEGQVSFYDVEKRSHIYTFSDTFKGGVVPVFACLDAYTKLKIVTPERFQPH from the exons ATGGCACACaggatgtcttcttcttcagaAAGG cCATGTAGGAGTAGATCGTATCTAATGGCACAG TCTTTCCATCAGACTAACCTAACTGTGGACTATGGAGCATGTTTTCAGCTCATCAAAGAACTGGCCAAGGAGGTGAAGGATATCAATAAG CATGCTCAGAAGAGAGAGGTGAAAGAAGAGGTAACTGCATCACTTAGCTTAGATAGCAGTAGGAGTCTCATTCTGAAGTGGTCCAAGGAGCTGAACCAACTAACCCGG CATGTCCAGAAAAGAAAATTGGAAAAAGCTGAAAACTCCACCACCGAGCAGCAGGAGTCTCATCCTAAATTTATCCAAGGAGTTGAACCA TTCCCAAAGCGAGCCATGGAAACAGAGGATGGAAGTTTGGATGATTTGAAAGGCACATGGGAAGATAGATGTTTGGAGAAGAAGATCCTGGACTGGGCAGTAGAGCTGAAGAATGTCTCAAAG GTGAATTGTCTGTCAGATGAAGACATTGAAAGTCTCCTGCGCCCTAGTGGGAAGGAGTCAAGGCTGGCCAGTGCTCTGCCATTGTTGGAATTTGTGGCTTGGTCTCTACTATCACATGACTCTGAG GAGGACATATCAGTGCTGTGGTTATCGTCCAAACAGAGGGCATGCAAGACTG GAAACTCCATATATATCCCCAATTCAG CATGGCAATGGATTCTCAGTGTTTCAG TCCCTATCCGCCTGGACCCCAACACTAGCCACCCTTTGCTGGCTTTCTCAGACGACAAGCTTGAGGTATCGAGAGGGAGCCAGAGGCCCAATGTCATAGACCACCCCTGTCGTTTTAACTCATGGCACTGCGTGCTTGGTGACAGATTCTTCACCTCAGGGCATCACTACTGGGAGGTGGAAGCAACCCCCACAGGGAGCTGGAGATTGGGATTAACCACTGTAACTTCCTCCAGGAGGAATCGGTTTGAGATAACCCCAGCAAAGGGCTACTGGACACTCTGGGGTTATTGGACCCAGAGTGGGTCCCGGCAGCTCTTTGCCTGCAATGACCAACCAATCAAGCTTCCAAGTGTCAACTGGGTGGGCATCTATCTGGATTACGAAGAGGGCCAGGTGTCTTTCTATGATGTAGAGAAGAGGTCTCACATCTACACCTTCTCTGatacctttaaggggggggtcgTTCCTGTGTTTGCCTGTCTGGATGCCTACACAAAGCTCAAAATTGTGACACCAGAGAGATTTCAGCCACATTAG
- the LOC106578435 gene encoding E3 ubiquitin-protein ligase TRIM58 isoform X5 — MAQNSSSSMGIPISSFKKTSSFHQTNLTVDYGACFQLIKELAKEVKDINKHAQKREVKEEVTASLSLDSSRSLILKWSKELNQLTRHVQKRKLEKAENSTTEQQESHPKFIQGVEPFPKRAMETEDGSLDDLKGTWEDRCLEKKILDWAVELKNVSKVNCLSDEDIESLLRPSGKESRLASALPLLEFVAWSLLSHDSEEDISVLWLSSKQRACKTGNSIYIPNSAWQWILSVSVPIRLDPNTSHPLLAFSDDKLEVSRGSQRPNVIDHPCRFNSWHCVLGDRFFTSGHHYWEVEATPTGSWRLGLTTVTSSRRNRFEITPAKGYWTLWGYWTQSGSRQLFACNDQPIKLPSVNWVGIYLDYEEGQVSFYDVEKRSHIYTFSDTFKGGVVPVFACLDAYTKLKIVTPERFQPH; from the exons ATGGCACAG AACTCCAGCTCATCAATGGGTATCCCGATAAGTAGTTTCAAGAAAACATCT TCTTTCCATCAGACTAACCTAACTGTGGACTATGGAGCATGTTTTCAGCTCATCAAAGAACTGGCCAAGGAGGTGAAGGATATCAATAAG CATGCTCAGAAGAGAGAGGTGAAAGAAGAGGTAACTGCATCACTTAGCTTAGATAGCAGTAGGAGTCTCATTCTGAAGTGGTCCAAGGAGCTGAACCAACTAACCCGG CATGTCCAGAAAAGAAAATTGGAAAAAGCTGAAAACTCCACCACCGAGCAGCAGGAGTCTCATCCTAAATTTATCCAAGGAGTTGAACCA TTCCCAAAGCGAGCCATGGAAACAGAGGATGGAAGTTTGGATGATTTGAAAGGCACATGGGAAGATAGATGTTTGGAGAAGAAGATCCTGGACTGGGCAGTAGAGCTGAAGAATGTCTCAAAG GTGAATTGTCTGTCAGATGAAGACATTGAAAGTCTCCTGCGCCCTAGTGGGAAGGAGTCAAGGCTGGCCAGTGCTCTGCCATTGTTGGAATTTGTGGCTTGGTCTCTACTATCACATGACTCTGAG GAGGACATATCAGTGCTGTGGTTATCGTCCAAACAGAGGGCATGCAAGACTG GAAACTCCATATATATCCCCAATTCAG CATGGCAATGGATTCTCAGTGTTTCAG TCCCTATCCGCCTGGACCCCAACACTAGCCACCCTTTGCTGGCTTTCTCAGACGACAAGCTTGAGGTATCGAGAGGGAGCCAGAGGCCCAATGTCATAGACCACCCCTGTCGTTTTAACTCATGGCACTGCGTGCTTGGTGACAGATTCTTCACCTCAGGGCATCACTACTGGGAGGTGGAAGCAACCCCCACAGGGAGCTGGAGATTGGGATTAACCACTGTAACTTCCTCCAGGAGGAATCGGTTTGAGATAACCCCAGCAAAGGGCTACTGGACACTCTGGGGTTATTGGACCCAGAGTGGGTCCCGGCAGCTCTTTGCCTGCAATGACCAACCAATCAAGCTTCCAAGTGTCAACTGGGTGGGCATCTATCTGGATTACGAAGAGGGCCAGGTGTCTTTCTATGATGTAGAGAAGAGGTCTCACATCTACACCTTCTCTGatacctttaaggggggggtcgTTCCTGTGTTTGCCTGTCTGGATGCCTACACAAAGCTCAAAATTGTGACACCAGAGAGATTTCAGCCACATTAG
- the LOC106578435 gene encoding E3 ubiquitin-protein ligase TRIM58 isoform X1, whose protein sequence is MAHRMSSSSERPCRSRSYLMAQNSSSSMGIPISSFKKTSSFHQTNLTVDYGACFQLIKELAKEVKDINKHAQKREVKEEVTASLSLDSSRSLILKWSKELNQLTRHVQKRKLEKAENSTTEQQESHPKFIQGVEPFPKRAMETEDGSLDDLKGTWEDRCLEKKILDWAVELKNVSKVNCLSDEDIESLLRPSGKESRLASALPLLEFVAWSLLSHDSEEDISVLWLSSKQRACKTGNSIYIPNSAWQWILSVSVPIRLDPNTSHPLLAFSDDKLEVSRGSQRPNVIDHPCRFNSWHCVLGDRFFTSGHHYWEVEATPTGSWRLGLTTVTSSRRNRFEITPAKGYWTLWGYWTQSGSRQLFACNDQPIKLPSVNWVGIYLDYEEGQVSFYDVEKRSHIYTFSDTFKGGVVPVFACLDAYTKLKIVTPERFQPH, encoded by the exons ATGGCACACaggatgtcttcttcttcagaAAGG cCATGTAGGAGTAGATCGTATCTAATGGCACAG AACTCCAGCTCATCAATGGGTATCCCGATAAGTAGTTTCAAGAAAACATCT TCTTTCCATCAGACTAACCTAACTGTGGACTATGGAGCATGTTTTCAGCTCATCAAAGAACTGGCCAAGGAGGTGAAGGATATCAATAAG CATGCTCAGAAGAGAGAGGTGAAAGAAGAGGTAACTGCATCACTTAGCTTAGATAGCAGTAGGAGTCTCATTCTGAAGTGGTCCAAGGAGCTGAACCAACTAACCCGG CATGTCCAGAAAAGAAAATTGGAAAAAGCTGAAAACTCCACCACCGAGCAGCAGGAGTCTCATCCTAAATTTATCCAAGGAGTTGAACCA TTCCCAAAGCGAGCCATGGAAACAGAGGATGGAAGTTTGGATGATTTGAAAGGCACATGGGAAGATAGATGTTTGGAGAAGAAGATCCTGGACTGGGCAGTAGAGCTGAAGAATGTCTCAAAG GTGAATTGTCTGTCAGATGAAGACATTGAAAGTCTCCTGCGCCCTAGTGGGAAGGAGTCAAGGCTGGCCAGTGCTCTGCCATTGTTGGAATTTGTGGCTTGGTCTCTACTATCACATGACTCTGAG GAGGACATATCAGTGCTGTGGTTATCGTCCAAACAGAGGGCATGCAAGACTG GAAACTCCATATATATCCCCAATTCAG CATGGCAATGGATTCTCAGTGTTTCAG TCCCTATCCGCCTGGACCCCAACACTAGCCACCCTTTGCTGGCTTTCTCAGACGACAAGCTTGAGGTATCGAGAGGGAGCCAGAGGCCCAATGTCATAGACCACCCCTGTCGTTTTAACTCATGGCACTGCGTGCTTGGTGACAGATTCTTCACCTCAGGGCATCACTACTGGGAGGTGGAAGCAACCCCCACAGGGAGCTGGAGATTGGGATTAACCACTGTAACTTCCTCCAGGAGGAATCGGTTTGAGATAACCCCAGCAAAGGGCTACTGGACACTCTGGGGTTATTGGACCCAGAGTGGGTCCCGGCAGCTCTTTGCCTGCAATGACCAACCAATCAAGCTTCCAAGTGTCAACTGGGTGGGCATCTATCTGGATTACGAAGAGGGCCAGGTGTCTTTCTATGATGTAGAGAAGAGGTCTCACATCTACACCTTCTCTGatacctttaaggggggggtcgTTCCTGTGTTTGCCTGTCTGGATGCCTACACAAAGCTCAAAATTGTGACACCAGAGAGATTTCAGCCACATTAG
- the LOC106578435 gene encoding butyrophilin subfamily 3 member A1 isoform X9 yields the protein MAQNSSSSMGIPISSFKKTSSFHQTNLTVDYGACFQLIKELAKEVKDINKHVQKRKLEKAENSTTEQQESHPKFIQGVEPFPKRAMETEDGSLDDLKGTWEDRCLEKKILDWAVELKNVSKVNCLSDEDIESLLRPSGKESRLASALPLLEFVAWSLLSHDSEEDISVLWLSSKQRACKTGNSIYIPNSAWQWILSVSVPIRLDPNTSHPLLAFSDDKLEVSRGSQRPNVIDHPCRFNSWHCVLGDRFFTSGHHYWEVEATPTGSWRLGLTTVTSSRRNRFEITPAKGYWTLWGYWTQSGSRQLFACNDQPIKLPSVNWVGIYLDYEEGQVSFYDVEKRSHIYTFSDTFKGGVVPVFACLDAYTKLKIVTPERFQPH from the exons ATGGCACAG AACTCCAGCTCATCAATGGGTATCCCGATAAGTAGTTTCAAGAAAACATCT TCTTTCCATCAGACTAACCTAACTGTGGACTATGGAGCATGTTTTCAGCTCATCAAAGAACTGGCCAAGGAGGTGAAGGATATCAATAAG CATGTCCAGAAAAGAAAATTGGAAAAAGCTGAAAACTCCACCACCGAGCAGCAGGAGTCTCATCCTAAATTTATCCAAGGAGTTGAACCA TTCCCAAAGCGAGCCATGGAAACAGAGGATGGAAGTTTGGATGATTTGAAAGGCACATGGGAAGATAGATGTTTGGAGAAGAAGATCCTGGACTGGGCAGTAGAGCTGAAGAATGTCTCAAAG GTGAATTGTCTGTCAGATGAAGACATTGAAAGTCTCCTGCGCCCTAGTGGGAAGGAGTCAAGGCTGGCCAGTGCTCTGCCATTGTTGGAATTTGTGGCTTGGTCTCTACTATCACATGACTCTGAG GAGGACATATCAGTGCTGTGGTTATCGTCCAAACAGAGGGCATGCAAGACTG GAAACTCCATATATATCCCCAATTCAG CATGGCAATGGATTCTCAGTGTTTCAG TCCCTATCCGCCTGGACCCCAACACTAGCCACCCTTTGCTGGCTTTCTCAGACGACAAGCTTGAGGTATCGAGAGGGAGCCAGAGGCCCAATGTCATAGACCACCCCTGTCGTTTTAACTCATGGCACTGCGTGCTTGGTGACAGATTCTTCACCTCAGGGCATCACTACTGGGAGGTGGAAGCAACCCCCACAGGGAGCTGGAGATTGGGATTAACCACTGTAACTTCCTCCAGGAGGAATCGGTTTGAGATAACCCCAGCAAAGGGCTACTGGACACTCTGGGGTTATTGGACCCAGAGTGGGTCCCGGCAGCTCTTTGCCTGCAATGACCAACCAATCAAGCTTCCAAGTGTCAACTGGGTGGGCATCTATCTGGATTACGAAGAGGGCCAGGTGTCTTTCTATGATGTAGAGAAGAGGTCTCACATCTACACCTTCTCTGatacctttaaggggggggtcgTTCCTGTGTTTGCCTGTCTGGATGCCTACACAAAGCTCAAAATTGTGACACCAGAGAGATTTCAGCCACATTAG
- the LOC106578435 gene encoding nuclear factor 7, ovary isoform X4: MAHRMSSSSERPCRSRSYLMAQNSSSSMGIPISSFKKTSSFHQTNLTVDYGACFQLIKELAKEVKDINKHAQKREVKEEVTASLSLDSSRSLILKWSKELNQLTRHVQKRKLEKAENSTTEQQESHPKFIQGVEPFPKRAMETEDGSLDDLKGTWEDRCLEKKILDWAVELKNVSKVNCLSDEDIESLLRPSGKESRLASALPLLEFVAWSLLSHDSEEDISVLWLSSKQRACKTVPIRLDPNTSHPLLAFSDDKLEVSRGSQRPNVIDHPCRFNSWHCVLGDRFFTSGHHYWEVEATPTGSWRLGLTTVTSSRRNRFEITPAKGYWTLWGYWTQSGSRQLFACNDQPIKLPSVNWVGIYLDYEEGQVSFYDVEKRSHIYTFSDTFKGGVVPVFACLDAYTKLKIVTPERFQPH; the protein is encoded by the exons ATGGCACACaggatgtcttcttcttcagaAAGG cCATGTAGGAGTAGATCGTATCTAATGGCACAG AACTCCAGCTCATCAATGGGTATCCCGATAAGTAGTTTCAAGAAAACATCT TCTTTCCATCAGACTAACCTAACTGTGGACTATGGAGCATGTTTTCAGCTCATCAAAGAACTGGCCAAGGAGGTGAAGGATATCAATAAG CATGCTCAGAAGAGAGAGGTGAAAGAAGAGGTAACTGCATCACTTAGCTTAGATAGCAGTAGGAGTCTCATTCTGAAGTGGTCCAAGGAGCTGAACCAACTAACCCGG CATGTCCAGAAAAGAAAATTGGAAAAAGCTGAAAACTCCACCACCGAGCAGCAGGAGTCTCATCCTAAATTTATCCAAGGAGTTGAACCA TTCCCAAAGCGAGCCATGGAAACAGAGGATGGAAGTTTGGATGATTTGAAAGGCACATGGGAAGATAGATGTTTGGAGAAGAAGATCCTGGACTGGGCAGTAGAGCTGAAGAATGTCTCAAAG GTGAATTGTCTGTCAGATGAAGACATTGAAAGTCTCCTGCGCCCTAGTGGGAAGGAGTCAAGGCTGGCCAGTGCTCTGCCATTGTTGGAATTTGTGGCTTGGTCTCTACTATCACATGACTCTGAG GAGGACATATCAGTGCTGTGGTTATCGTCCAAACAGAGGGCATGCAAGACTG TCCCTATCCGCCTGGACCCCAACACTAGCCACCCTTTGCTGGCTTTCTCAGACGACAAGCTTGAGGTATCGAGAGGGAGCCAGAGGCCCAATGTCATAGACCACCCCTGTCGTTTTAACTCATGGCACTGCGTGCTTGGTGACAGATTCTTCACCTCAGGGCATCACTACTGGGAGGTGGAAGCAACCCCCACAGGGAGCTGGAGATTGGGATTAACCACTGTAACTTCCTCCAGGAGGAATCGGTTTGAGATAACCCCAGCAAAGGGCTACTGGACACTCTGGGGTTATTGGACCCAGAGTGGGTCCCGGCAGCTCTTTGCCTGCAATGACCAACCAATCAAGCTTCCAAGTGTCAACTGGGTGGGCATCTATCTGGATTACGAAGAGGGCCAGGTGTCTTTCTATGATGTAGAGAAGAGGTCTCACATCTACACCTTCTCTGatacctttaaggggggggtcgTTCCTGTGTTTGCCTGTCTGGATGCCTACACAAAGCTCAAAATTGTGACACCAGAGAGATTTCAGCCACATTAG
- the LOC106578435 gene encoding butyrophilin subfamily 3 member A1 isoform X6, producing the protein MAHRMSSSSERPCRSRSYLMAQNSSSSMGIPISSFKKTSSFHQTNLTVDYGACFQLIKELAKEVKDINKHVQKRKLEKAENSTTEQQESHPKFIQGVEPFPKRAMETEDGSLDDLKGTWEDRCLEKKILDWAVELKNVSKVNCLSDEDIESLLRPSGKESRLASALPLLEFVAWSLLSHDSEEDISVLWLSSKQRACKTGNSIYIPNSAWQWILSVSVPIRLDPNTSHPLLAFSDDKLEVSRGSQRPNVIDHPCRFNSWHCVLGDRFFTSGHHYWEVEATPTGSWRLGLTTVTSSRRNRFEITPAKGYWTLWGYWTQSGSRQLFACNDQPIKLPSVNWVGIYLDYEEGQVSFYDVEKRSHIYTFSDTFKGGVVPVFACLDAYTKLKIVTPERFQPH; encoded by the exons ATGGCACACaggatgtcttcttcttcagaAAGG cCATGTAGGAGTAGATCGTATCTAATGGCACAG AACTCCAGCTCATCAATGGGTATCCCGATAAGTAGTTTCAAGAAAACATCT TCTTTCCATCAGACTAACCTAACTGTGGACTATGGAGCATGTTTTCAGCTCATCAAAGAACTGGCCAAGGAGGTGAAGGATATCAATAAG CATGTCCAGAAAAGAAAATTGGAAAAAGCTGAAAACTCCACCACCGAGCAGCAGGAGTCTCATCCTAAATTTATCCAAGGAGTTGAACCA TTCCCAAAGCGAGCCATGGAAACAGAGGATGGAAGTTTGGATGATTTGAAAGGCACATGGGAAGATAGATGTTTGGAGAAGAAGATCCTGGACTGGGCAGTAGAGCTGAAGAATGTCTCAAAG GTGAATTGTCTGTCAGATGAAGACATTGAAAGTCTCCTGCGCCCTAGTGGGAAGGAGTCAAGGCTGGCCAGTGCTCTGCCATTGTTGGAATTTGTGGCTTGGTCTCTACTATCACATGACTCTGAG GAGGACATATCAGTGCTGTGGTTATCGTCCAAACAGAGGGCATGCAAGACTG GAAACTCCATATATATCCCCAATTCAG CATGGCAATGGATTCTCAGTGTTTCAG TCCCTATCCGCCTGGACCCCAACACTAGCCACCCTTTGCTGGCTTTCTCAGACGACAAGCTTGAGGTATCGAGAGGGAGCCAGAGGCCCAATGTCATAGACCACCCCTGTCGTTTTAACTCATGGCACTGCGTGCTTGGTGACAGATTCTTCACCTCAGGGCATCACTACTGGGAGGTGGAAGCAACCCCCACAGGGAGCTGGAGATTGGGATTAACCACTGTAACTTCCTCCAGGAGGAATCGGTTTGAGATAACCCCAGCAAAGGGCTACTGGACACTCTGGGGTTATTGGACCCAGAGTGGGTCCCGGCAGCTCTTTGCCTGCAATGACCAACCAATCAAGCTTCCAAGTGTCAACTGGGTGGGCATCTATCTGGATTACGAAGAGGGCCAGGTGTCTTTCTATGATGTAGAGAAGAGGTCTCACATCTACACCTTCTCTGatacctttaaggggggggtcgTTCCTGTGTTTGCCTGTCTGGATGCCTACACAAAGCTCAAAATTGTGACACCAGAGAGATTTCAGCCACATTAG
- the LOC106578435 gene encoding nuclear factor 7, ovary isoform X2, translating into MAHRMSSSSERPCRSRSYLMAQNSSSSMGIPISSFKKTSSFHQTNLTVDYGACFQLIKELAKEVKDINKHAQKREVKEEVTASLSLDSSRSLILKWSKELNQLTRHVQKRKLEKAENSTTEQQESHPKFIQGVEPFPKRAMETEDGSLDDLKGTWEDRCLEKKILDWAVELKNVSKVNCLSDEDIESLLRPSGKESRLASALPLLEFVAWSLLSHDSEEDISVLWLSSKQRACKTGNSIYIPNSVPIRLDPNTSHPLLAFSDDKLEVSRGSQRPNVIDHPCRFNSWHCVLGDRFFTSGHHYWEVEATPTGSWRLGLTTVTSSRRNRFEITPAKGYWTLWGYWTQSGSRQLFACNDQPIKLPSVNWVGIYLDYEEGQVSFYDVEKRSHIYTFSDTFKGGVVPVFACLDAYTKLKIVTPERFQPH; encoded by the exons ATGGCACACaggatgtcttcttcttcagaAAGG cCATGTAGGAGTAGATCGTATCTAATGGCACAG AACTCCAGCTCATCAATGGGTATCCCGATAAGTAGTTTCAAGAAAACATCT TCTTTCCATCAGACTAACCTAACTGTGGACTATGGAGCATGTTTTCAGCTCATCAAAGAACTGGCCAAGGAGGTGAAGGATATCAATAAG CATGCTCAGAAGAGAGAGGTGAAAGAAGAGGTAACTGCATCACTTAGCTTAGATAGCAGTAGGAGTCTCATTCTGAAGTGGTCCAAGGAGCTGAACCAACTAACCCGG CATGTCCAGAAAAGAAAATTGGAAAAAGCTGAAAACTCCACCACCGAGCAGCAGGAGTCTCATCCTAAATTTATCCAAGGAGTTGAACCA TTCCCAAAGCGAGCCATGGAAACAGAGGATGGAAGTTTGGATGATTTGAAAGGCACATGGGAAGATAGATGTTTGGAGAAGAAGATCCTGGACTGGGCAGTAGAGCTGAAGAATGTCTCAAAG GTGAATTGTCTGTCAGATGAAGACATTGAAAGTCTCCTGCGCCCTAGTGGGAAGGAGTCAAGGCTGGCCAGTGCTCTGCCATTGTTGGAATTTGTGGCTTGGTCTCTACTATCACATGACTCTGAG GAGGACATATCAGTGCTGTGGTTATCGTCCAAACAGAGGGCATGCAAGACTG GAAACTCCATATATATCCCCAATTCAG TCCCTATCCGCCTGGACCCCAACACTAGCCACCCTTTGCTGGCTTTCTCAGACGACAAGCTTGAGGTATCGAGAGGGAGCCAGAGGCCCAATGTCATAGACCACCCCTGTCGTTTTAACTCATGGCACTGCGTGCTTGGTGACAGATTCTTCACCTCAGGGCATCACTACTGGGAGGTGGAAGCAACCCCCACAGGGAGCTGGAGATTGGGATTAACCACTGTAACTTCCTCCAGGAGGAATCGGTTTGAGATAACCCCAGCAAAGGGCTACTGGACACTCTGGGGTTATTGGACCCAGAGTGGGTCCCGGCAGCTCTTTGCCTGCAATGACCAACCAATCAAGCTTCCAAGTGTCAACTGGGTGGGCATCTATCTGGATTACGAAGAGGGCCAGGTGTCTTTCTATGATGTAGAGAAGAGGTCTCACATCTACACCTTCTCTGatacctttaaggggggggtcgTTCCTGTGTTTGCCTGTCTGGATGCCTACACAAAGCTCAAAATTGTGACACCAGAGAGATTTCAGCCACATTAG
- the LOC106578435 gene encoding butyrophilin subfamily 3 member A1 isoform X8, whose translation MAHRMSSSSERPCRSRSYLMAQSFHQTNLTVDYGACFQLIKELAKEVKDINKHVQKRKLEKAENSTTEQQESHPKFIQGVEPFPKRAMETEDGSLDDLKGTWEDRCLEKKILDWAVELKNVSKVNCLSDEDIESLLRPSGKESRLASALPLLEFVAWSLLSHDSEEDISVLWLSSKQRACKTGNSIYIPNSAWQWILSVSVPIRLDPNTSHPLLAFSDDKLEVSRGSQRPNVIDHPCRFNSWHCVLGDRFFTSGHHYWEVEATPTGSWRLGLTTVTSSRRNRFEITPAKGYWTLWGYWTQSGSRQLFACNDQPIKLPSVNWVGIYLDYEEGQVSFYDVEKRSHIYTFSDTFKGGVVPVFACLDAYTKLKIVTPERFQPH comes from the exons ATGGCACACaggatgtcttcttcttcagaAAGG cCATGTAGGAGTAGATCGTATCTAATGGCACAG TCTTTCCATCAGACTAACCTAACTGTGGACTATGGAGCATGTTTTCAGCTCATCAAAGAACTGGCCAAGGAGGTGAAGGATATCAATAAG CATGTCCAGAAAAGAAAATTGGAAAAAGCTGAAAACTCCACCACCGAGCAGCAGGAGTCTCATCCTAAATTTATCCAAGGAGTTGAACCA TTCCCAAAGCGAGCCATGGAAACAGAGGATGGAAGTTTGGATGATTTGAAAGGCACATGGGAAGATAGATGTTTGGAGAAGAAGATCCTGGACTGGGCAGTAGAGCTGAAGAATGTCTCAAAG GTGAATTGTCTGTCAGATGAAGACATTGAAAGTCTCCTGCGCCCTAGTGGGAAGGAGTCAAGGCTGGCCAGTGCTCTGCCATTGTTGGAATTTGTGGCTTGGTCTCTACTATCACATGACTCTGAG GAGGACATATCAGTGCTGTGGTTATCGTCCAAACAGAGGGCATGCAAGACTG GAAACTCCATATATATCCCCAATTCAG CATGGCAATGGATTCTCAGTGTTTCAG TCCCTATCCGCCTGGACCCCAACACTAGCCACCCTTTGCTGGCTTTCTCAGACGACAAGCTTGAGGTATCGAGAGGGAGCCAGAGGCCCAATGTCATAGACCACCCCTGTCGTTTTAACTCATGGCACTGCGTGCTTGGTGACAGATTCTTCACCTCAGGGCATCACTACTGGGAGGTGGAAGCAACCCCCACAGGGAGCTGGAGATTGGGATTAACCACTGTAACTTCCTCCAGGAGGAATCGGTTTGAGATAACCCCAGCAAAGGGCTACTGGACACTCTGGGGTTATTGGACCCAGAGTGGGTCCCGGCAGCTCTTTGCCTGCAATGACCAACCAATCAAGCTTCCAAGTGTCAACTGGGTGGGCATCTATCTGGATTACGAAGAGGGCCAGGTGTCTTTCTATGATGTAGAGAAGAGGTCTCACATCTACACCTTCTCTGatacctttaaggggggggtcgTTCCTGTGTTTGCCTGTCTGGATGCCTACACAAAGCTCAAAATTGTGACACCAGAGAGATTTCAGCCACATTAG